Within Oceanicoccus sp. KOV_DT_Chl, the genomic segment AGCCAAATTTCGGCAGATTTTACGCTGCTTTGCCATGGATCTGACTGCCACTGAAACGGCTCAATTGACCGCGATCAGTGTGCGCTCTATTAACAGCATCTTTTTAAAAATTCGTGGTCGGGTCACGGAATTGTGTGAACAAGAATCCCCATTCCCCAGTGATGACGAAAGTCGCGGCAATAATATTGTTGCCCACAACAGCCAGTCCCCGACTGACCCGCTGAATAAGTACCTCGCCTTTGGTGTTTACCGGCGTGGTGACCAGATCTATACCGAATACGCGCCCATGCCAATTCGCGCACTGCTGCATCGCAGCAACCGCAGCGGCCCTAATTTGACGGAGTTGGTGAATCATGAAAGCTGGAAAGCTTATGACGGCTTAGTTGATGTCAACCAGACCCGACTATATCGAATGAACACCACCCATGCTGTCACCGGCGAAATTATAAATACCATGAATAGCGTTGACTCGTTTTGGAGTTTCGCTAAACGCCGCTTGGTGCAATTTAACGGCATTCACAAACATACTTTTTATTTACACCTAAAAGAAACAGAATTTCGCTTTAACTACCGTCGCGATAATTTATATCGTGTACTGTTGAAAGTACTGCGAACCAATCCTTTATAACAGCGACTGGCTGAATAACGGCCAACCACTAACTGGAGATATCATGAAAGTATTAATTTTAGGCATGGGCCACGTTGGCAAAGCCTTAGCCAGCAGACTACGCAGTGCCGGCCACAGTGTAGTAGGCACCACGACAACTCCTGCTAAAGTTGAAGATCTTAAACAAGTTGCCGATGAAGTTGCCGTATTGACGGGCGCCGATACCGACAAAGTGATCGCCGCGGCAAAAGGGTGCGACGCCATCGTAGTAACCGTTGCCCCTAATGTAAAAAACACTCGAACTATTGAAGAGCGCCACGTGCATTACCACGAGGTACTGGTTAAAAGTTGTGCCAGTGCAGCGGCTGCCTGTGACAATATATATTTCTGCTCTTCTTTTTCTACGTACGGTGATGGTGGTGATGGCAGCGATGCGATTACTGAACTCACCCCAACATCCAACCACGAAGAACCATCGTCAAAATATTACCAGGCTGCCGAGCAAGAAGTGCTGGCCAAGCCTGGTGGTTGCGCGCTGCGCTACCCCGATATGTACGGCGCCCCTGGAGATATGACCTTCCCGGAACGGGTCGCGATGAGCCACAAATTTTTTGCTGGCAAAACCATATTTGGCCCAGACGCACCTTTATATGCCATTCATTTTGAAGATGTCGTTGAATCTATCTATCACGCCCTAACAAACAAACTCAGCGGCCTTTATAACGTCTGTGACAATGGCAACGTACCCTACACCAACAAACAGGTATTTGATGCGATATGTGATGAAGAAGGTCTTGAGCGTCTGGAGTTCATCAACCAAATCAAAGCACCCAATCGTAAAATATCCGCACAAAAATTTTATGATACCGGTTATAGCGTCAAACATAGCGACCCCAATGCCGCCGTAGTAGAGCGTGCAAAATAATTCTGCGTGCATTGGCAGATAATCGACATATGAATAGGCAGGTGATATGAGCAACGTAGTAATAACAGGAAGCAGTAAAGGCATAGGCTTTGGCCTAGCCCGTGAGTTCGCCCTGCGCGGACACAATGTTGTTATTGCTGGTCGCAGCCAACAAAGTGTGGACGATGCTATTACTCGTATTACTAAGCTGCCTGGTACGATTATTGGCCTACCCTGTGATGTCGCTGAAAAAGAACAAGTGCAAGCTTTATGGGACATTGCCACCAAGACATTCGGTAGCGTTGACATCTGGATTAATAATGCAGGACTCGCCTGCACCACTGAAAAAATTATCGACTATTCCAACGATGATGTGCAAGCGATGGTAAAAACCAATGTACTTGGCACTATTAATGGCTGCCAGGTTGCCGGCTCAGGCATGCTTCAACAGGGCTCGAAAGGCGGCAAAATTTTCAACATGCTCGGTGGCGGCTCAGACGGACAGTATTTTCCGGGTATGGGTATTTACGGCACTACCAAACGGGGCTTGAACTATTTAACCAATGCCATGGTGAAAGAGTTTAAAGATAGCAACGTAATTATCGGTGGTATCCGCCCCGGCATTGTTATCACCGAAGCGGTTATTCGTGAAGCTCAGCAAGATTTAGAAAACTTTCAAAAACAGCGAAAAATCATGAACATTCTTGCTGACAAAGTTGAAACTGTAGCCCCATTTTTAGTCGACGGCATCCTTGCTTTCAATAAACCTGGCAAAGAAATCGCCTGGCTGAGTGGCAGCAAAATCGGTATGCGCATGATGTTTTCGCGCTTCAGCAAACAACAAGACAAATTTGAAGAGTACGGATTATGAGCAAACCTGTTGCTAAAATATGCCGAGGTATTCCTCCTCCAATTAGCCTGCAATTTAGCCTTTAAAATTTAATCAGAAAATTTAAACATATACCGGAGCACAACATGGCCTCTGATACAAAATCGATACACGACTTTTTAGCCGAAAACCCTGATGTTGATGTCAGCAAATACTGGGAGCGCTGTTACAGCATCCTCACTGATATCAAAAACAAAATTGCCGAACGTTTTCCCAGCATGGAATTACACCCAAGCTGTGCTGGCAAGGAATACTATCAATCTCCGAATGGTGAATTCGAAGGCTCTATGCAAGCCTGGACTGGCGAAGGCTGCGACTGGCTGGTGAATTCCTGGTTAGGCAATCGCAAGGCCTCCATTCTGGACATGAATGCGACCGCCTTTCTAGGGCAGGAAACCGACGTACCGCACTGGATTATGGTATTCGGTACCGTGCCGAAATTATTTTTCTATTTTGATTTCACGCCGCGCCGCAACATTATGACGGATATGGATTATCTGGATAAATACTACGGTCCAATCAATGAAGAGTATTTAGCGCTACGAGGCAATACCAACTTCCAATGGAATGTGAGTCACGGCACTTATATGCGAACGCTTACCAACCCATCAACCCAGAGCTTAACGGCAGAATTAAATGATGAAAATATTTCCATCGTTGAAGAGTACGCCTATAAAATGCTGGATCACTGGCTAGGCTGGTTAGATAACGCCGAAACCGTCCCTGAAGATCAGCGAGTCGAATTACAAAAATTTGATTACACTGTCCGCAGACTGGGTTACGAACGCGATCCAATGAACAAACTGGCAGTCAATGTATTTGGTGAAGATAAAGTCCATGACATGTTAATGACCCGCATGGGTGAGCAACAAATGGAAGATACCAAACGTTATTAATTTAACGCCTCTAAAAAAAGGCGAGGCACCCAGTAGGTGCCTCGCCTTTTTTTTACCAAACTGAACATTAGTGACTATCTTTAGTCCAAATCACCTGTACCGCCAATAACATCAATCACTGAGCTGAGCATTGATCAAACCATTGACACATAAGCAGGGTAGCTGGCGAGAAGTATGGGCACTAGCCGCGCCCTCTAGTGCAGTGTTTTTTATGGTGACACTGGCTAATTTAGCGACCATAAAAATTGTGGCGCCGCTTGGAGCGGATGCACTGGCTGCCGTCACTACCGGGGCGCGACTCTATAATATTTTTAACGCCGTAATGATTGGACTGTCTGCAGGTACTCTTGCACTGATCAGTCGCTCCTGGGGGGCAAACAATAAACACGCTGCGGCCTCGCTACTAAGTACCTCGCTGCTAATTAGCTTACTTATCGGCATCAGCATGACGGCGCTGATGTTGTTATCAGCACCGGCTCTGGTCTCTTTACTTGGACTCAGTCACTCAGCCTATACCGTCGCAGTGGATTACGTACGATGGTTCTCACTGTTTTACACCCCTATCGCTGCTTACATTATTCTTGCTGCAGGCCTGAGAGCTGCCGGAGATGCCCGCAGCCCGATGATTTTTGCTGCCCTTATAAACCTGCTCATCGTGTTGCTGGGCTATTGGCTGACTTATGGCGGACTGGGCATGCCCGCCTATGGTGTAACCGGCACGGCAATCGGCAGCGGCTTAGGCAACTTATTGGGGGTACTAGTGGCTTTTTGGTATTGGCAGCAACAACGGCTGCCACTAAAACCCACCCATATAAATTCGGCCCAACGTAAATTGCAAATGCAACAATTATGGAAACTGGGCTACCCCGCCGCCATGGAACAAGGGGTTATGCAAATTGGCTTTATCGGTTTCCTCTGGGTCGTTGGCCATTATGGCACCGCTGCTTATGCGGCCTATGGCACCGGCGTAACATTATTATCACTCTCCATGGTGATTGGTTTTGGCTTTTCGATTGCCGGCTCAATTCTGGTAGGCCAGCAGTTAGGGGCCAATAATATCGAGGGTGCCAAGGCTGCA encodes:
- a CDS encoding IS1595 family transposase; this encodes MPDTKNRYYKHSRVSEAKFRQILRCFAMDLTATETAQLTAISVRSINSIFLKIRGRVTELCEQESPFPSDDESRGNNIVAHNSQSPTDPLNKYLAFGVYRRGDQIYTEYAPMPIRALLHRSNRSGPNLTELVNHESWKAYDGLVDVNQTRLYRMNTTHAVTGEIINTMNSVDSFWSFAKRRLVQFNGIHKHTFYLHLKETEFRFNYRRDNLYRVLLKVLRTNPL
- a CDS encoding NAD-dependent epimerase/dehydratase family protein; the encoded protein is MKVLILGMGHVGKALASRLRSAGHSVVGTTTTPAKVEDLKQVADEVAVLTGADTDKVIAAAKGCDAIVVTVAPNVKNTRTIEERHVHYHEVLVKSCASAAAACDNIYFCSSFSTYGDGGDGSDAITELTPTSNHEEPSSKYYQAAEQEVLAKPGGCALRYPDMYGAPGDMTFPERVAMSHKFFAGKTIFGPDAPLYAIHFEDVVESIYHALTNKLSGLYNVCDNGNVPYTNKQVFDAICDEEGLERLEFINQIKAPNRKISAQKFYDTGYSVKHSDPNAAVVERAK
- a CDS encoding SDR family oxidoreductase; translated protein: MSNVVITGSSKGIGFGLAREFALRGHNVVIAGRSQQSVDDAITRITKLPGTIIGLPCDVAEKEQVQALWDIATKTFGSVDIWINNAGLACTTEKIIDYSNDDVQAMVKTNVLGTINGCQVAGSGMLQQGSKGGKIFNMLGGGSDGQYFPGMGIYGTTKRGLNYLTNAMVKEFKDSNVIIGGIRPGIVITEAVIREAQQDLENFQKQRKIMNILADKVETVAPFLVDGILAFNKPGKEIAWLSGSKIGMRMMFSRFSKQQDKFEEYGL
- a CDS encoding MATE family efflux transporter; the encoded protein is MIKPLTHKQGSWREVWALAAPSSAVFFMVTLANLATIKIVAPLGADALAAVTTGARLYNIFNAVMIGLSAGTLALISRSWGANNKHAAASLLSTSLLISLLIGISMTALMLLSAPALVSLLGLSHSAYTVAVDYVRWFSLFYTPIAAYIILAAGLRAAGDARSPMIFAALINLLIVLLGYWLTYGGLGMPAYGVTGTAIGSGLGNLLGVLVAFWYWQQQRLPLKPTHINSAQRKLQMQQLWKLGYPAAMEQGVMQIGFIGFLWVVGHYGTAAYAAYGTGVTLLSLSMVIGFGFSIAGSILVGQQLGANNIEGAKAAGWRAMWQSIIILVVLSLIMASFASPLAHWLVHDEEVAGYTVLFIYVFCLAQPFIAIDMALGGALRGAGDTRFPLYAAIAGLIIIRFGLAIIFMWLEFSVVWIYGAVIGDYVVKNILFIWRFKSGHWIKHLPNNHPPIDEDLITP